TCGTGAAGACAATCCGGGAGACAAAAGAATAATTGCCTACATTACTTCTGAAAACCAAGCAAAATTAACTCAATCAGAATTACGTCAATTTGTTAAACAGAAATTACCAGATTACATGATTCCATCGGTATTTGTCACACTGGAAATTTTTCCCATCACACCCAATGGAAAAGTAGATCGTCGCGCTCTGCCAAAACCAGAATTATTGAGAGAAACAAAATTTATTCCTCCCAGTAGTCTCACCGAAGAAATCATCATCTTAATTTGGAGTAATATACTCAGAATTTCCGCAATCAGTCGAGAAGATAATTTCTTTGAAATAGGAGGACATTCAATTTTAGCTACCCAAGTTATTTCCCGTTTACAAGAAGCCTTTAAACAAGAAATTCCCATAAAAACTTTATTGAAATATCCTACTCCTGCTGAATTAGCTAAAGTAATTGAGCAAAAATATTATCCAGAAAAAAATTTAACAATTATAGAAACTCTCAAAAAAAGAGAAAATCTGCCGTTATCTTTTGCCCAACTGAGGATGTGGTTTCTCTATCAATTAGAAGGAAAAAGTGCCACATATAATGTAGCATTCGCTTTGCAACTAGAAGGTAAACTAAACCAAAGTTCTCTCGAAAAAGCTTTCCAGAAGATTATAGAAAGGCACGAAATTTTACGAACAAGTTTTATTGCAATTGATGGTTCACCTGTACAAGTTATTACTCCAGCTTTAAATTTTGCTCTATCTGTAGTTGATTTAGAGGCACAAAAACAAATAGAAGAGTTAGTCAAAACAGAAGTAAATTTGCCATTTGATTTAACCGTTAGTCCGTTGTTTAGAGCTAAAATATTACGGCTGACAAAAACCAGTCATATTTTATTAATAACCTTTCATCATATCATTATTGATGGTTGGTCAATGGGAGTATTTCACAGTGAATTATCTACTCTTTATCAAGACTTTAATAATGGTAAATCGTCTTCATTACCACCTTTAGCAATTCAATATGCAGACTTTGCTCAATGGCAACGGAATTGGTTACAGGGTGCAGTTTTAGAATCTCAACTATCTTATTGGCAAGAACAATTAGGCGGTATTCTTCCCGTTTTACAACTAGCTACAGATTATCCCCGTCCACCAATTCAAACTTATAGTGGTGCGTCTGTATCTGTAGAAATTTCCCCGGTTCTCACCAATCAACTAAAAGCCTTGAGTCAGCAAGAAGGGGTGACATTGTTTATGACTCTACTGGCGGCATTTCAAATATTATTATATCGCTACACTGGGCAGGAAGATATTATTGTAGGAACAGCTATTGCTAATCGTAATCGCCAAGAAATCGAGTCTTTAATTGGTTTCTTTGTCAATACCTTAGCACTGAGAATCAATTTTTCTAATCATCCCAGTTTTCAGGAATTATTAATAAAAGTGAAAGAAATATGTTTGGATGCCTATAGTCATCAAGATATACCATTTGAAAAATTAGTGGAGGAACTACAACCAGAAAGAAATTTCAGTCATAATCCAATATTTCAAGTGATGTTTGTCTTGCAAAATACACCGCAAGAAACCATAAAAATTCCAGATTTAACCATTGAATCAATTAATTTAAACAACCAAACAAGCAAATTTGATCTAACTCTATCATTAACAGAAACCACTAATGGATTAATTGGAACGTGGGAATATAATACAGATTTATTTGCAGATGCCACGATTAACAGAATAAGTGGACATTTTCAACAATTATTAACAGGAATTGTAGCTAATCCTGAAATTTCGATAACAAATTTATCAATTCTCACAACTAGAGAGAGGCATCAATTATTAATAGAATGGAATCAAACTCAAGCAAATTATCCAAATGATAAATGTATTCATCAGTTATTTGAAGAACAGGTAGAAAGAACACCGAATCAGGTTGCTGTTGTTTTTGAAGAGCAAGAATTAACTTATTTAGAACTTAATCAACGTGCTAATCAACTAGCCCATTATTTGCAAAAACTGGGAGTAAAACCAGAAGTATTGGTAGGAATTTGTGTAGAGCGATCTCTGGAAATGATCATTGGATTATTAGGAATATTAAAAGCCGGAGGTGCTTATGTTCCTTTAGATCCTAACTATCCTCAAGAGCGTCTTGCTTTTATGTTAGATGACTCTCAAATATCCATCTTATTAACTCAAACATCACTAATTGAGAAACTACCATCAAATAAAGCTCATATCCTTTGTTTAAAATCTAATACCCAAATCATTAGCTGTGAGAGTAATGATAACCCCATTTGTCATGGCAATGCTGATAATCTTGCTTACATCACCTATACCTCTGGTTCAACAGGTCAGCCTAAAGGGGTTTGCATCATCCATCAGGGAGTTGTGCGGTTAGTAAAAAACAATAATTACGCCAACTTAAATTCAGAACAAACTTTTCTCCAATTAGCTCCTATTTCCTTTGATGCCTCAACTTTTGAAATTTGGGGTAGTTTACTCAACGGAGCAAAATTAGTTATTTTTTCGGCATATACTCCCTCATTAATAGAACTAGGACAAGCTATCCGACGTTACCAAATTACGACTCTGTGGCTGACGGCCGGACTATTCCATCTGATGGTAGATGAGCGAGTAGACGATTTAAAGTCTTTACATCAACTGTTAGCAGGTGGTGATGTTTTATCTATTTCTCATGTGCAGAAGCTTCATCAAATTGCCGAGAATTGCCAAATTATTAACGGTTATGGTCCAACGGAAAATACCACTTTTACCTGTTGTTACCCGATCCCAGAATTAGCACAACTGGATAACTCTGTCCCTATCGGTAGACCAATTAATAACACCCAAGTTTACATTCTTGATCAACATCTTAATCCCGTTCCCATTGCTGTACCAGGTGAACTTTATATTAGCGGTGATGGATTGGCAAGAGGTTATCTTAACCAACCAGAATTAACCAAAGAAAAATTTATTACTAATCCATTTAGAGAAGGAAAATTATATAAAACAGGGGACTTGGCTCGCTACTTACCCGATGGCAATATTGAATATATTGGACGCATTGATCATCAAGTCAAAATTCGGGGCTTTCGCATTGAGTTAGGGGAAATTGAAGCTATTTTAAATCAACATCCTGATATCTCAAATGCAGTAGCTATAGTTCGTGAAGACAATCCGGGAGACAAAAGAATAATTGCCTACATTACTTCTGAAAACCAAGCAAAATTAACTCAATCAGAATTACGTCAATTTGTTAAACCGAAATTACCAGAGTACATGATTCCATCGGTATTTGTCACACTGGAAACATTACCCCTTACACCCAATGGCAAAGTAGATCGTCGCGCTCTGCCCATTCCTGAGCAAATTCGGCATGAAACAGAGGAAACCTTTGTTACCCCGCGCAATGAATTAGAACAGCAACTGACAAAAATTTGGGAAGTAATTTTGGGGATTCAACCAATTAGCATCAAAGATAATTTCTTTGACCTGGGGGGACACTCACTCTTAGCTGTCAGGTTACTTGCCCAAATTGAAAAAACATTCAGCATAAATTTACCCCTAGCTGCGATCTTCCAGTCACCAACGATTGAGGAACTAGCCAATATTCTTGATTCCCAAGGATGGTCATCACCCTGGTATTCTCTTGTGCCTCTGCAACCAAAAGGTTCTCGTCCCCTTTTATTTGGCATCCATCATTTTTATTCCCAAGACTTAATCCGTCATTTGGGAGAAGAACAGCCCATTTATTCGCTCCATTATGGTATGGCAGCACCAGTAAATCAGCCACTGACTTTACCTAAAATGGAAGACTTGGCAGCCCATTATATTCAAGAAATGCGATCGCTTCAACCACAAGGTCCTTACTTTTTAATGGGTTCTTCTTTCGGTGGTGTACTTGCTTACGAAATGGCTCAACAGCTTTTCGCTCAAGGTCAACAGGTATCCCTACTAGCGTTGTTTGACAGTTCTATACAGAAGAGTAATCTCAAACTCTTATCCTTCTCCCATTGGCTAACTTTACTATGGAATCTAGGATTTTCAGAATTTTGGAAAAAAGCCAAATTTCGCATGAAAAGTAAATTCAGTCAACTTATTTCTCGATATCTTTCCCCGATGAACAGGACAAACCCCTTTGATTCTCAGTATTTTCCTCATATTTTTAATGAGGATCTAATAAAGGCGACTTGGAATGATTACACCCCCAAATCTTATTCAGGTCGAGTGGTTTTGTTTAAGGCAATTAATATTGTTGATGTTAGTACTTCTATTATCTATAGCGTTGAGCCACCGGAAGTGGTATGGAGAAAATTTGTCAATGGAGAGTTAGTAGTTCATGAAGTTCCTGGTAATCACACTACTATTTTAGAAGATCCTAATGTTCAGATAATAGCTGAAACATTAACCCAGTATATTGATGAAGCCAAGGTTTCATCATGAGCTATATAATCGCCAAAGGACAGGTTTAGCTTAAACAGTAGAAGCCTCTCACCTACCCGATAGGGAGGTGATGAGATGAATACGCCTGAGTGAAGAATTGACCAACGAGCAAAATTGAGCATAGCGAAATCAGCAATGTTGGTCAATGTGTGGACTTTGTTTATGTAAATGTGTATCGCTAAAGCGAAAACTCTGCTAAGGCGGAGCGTGCCGGAGGCATCTTTCTAATCGTCACAGCTTGTTTCTCAAAATATGGTAATTAGTCTTTATCTAACCGCAACACAGCCATAAAAGCCTCCTGGGGTACATCTACAGTACCTATAGACTTCATCCGTTTTTTACCTTTGGCTTGCTTTTTCAACAGTTTCTTCTTCCGGCTGATGTCGCCCCCGTAGCATTTAGCCAGGACATCTTTCCGCATCGCCGATATACTTTCACTGGCAATAACTTTTGAGCCAATAGAAGCTTGAATGGGGACTTTAAATTGATGGCGGGGAATTAGTTCTTTGAGTTTTTCCGCCATAGCTCTACCGACATTGTAAGCCTTATCCCTATGGACAATCATGGCTAGGGAATCCACTGGATCACCGTTAATCAGAATATCCAATTTCACCAAAGGATTTTCTCGGTAGCCAATCAGATGATATTCCATACTGGCGTAACCACGAGAACGAGATTTCATTTGATCAAAAAAGTCGGTGACAACTTCAGCCAAAGGTAACTCATAAGTTAGTGTAGTCCGTCCTTGGGTGAGATATTTCATATCTTTGAAGACTCCCCGGCGATTTTGCGACAACTCCATTAAAGAACCGACGTAGGTTTCTGGAGTAATCATTTCGACTTTGACATAGGGTTCTTCGATTCTGTCGCGCTCATTCGGTTCAGGTAAGCGGCTAGGATTATCAATGTATAGTTCTTCACCCTTATTGGTGACAACTTTGTAAACTACGGATGGTGCGGTAATGATTAAATCTAGGTTATACTCGCGCTCCAAGCGTTCCTGAACAATTTCCATGTGCAGTAACCCCAAAAACCCGCACCGGAAACCAAAACCCATAGCACTAGAGGTTTCTGGTTCATAATGTAATGCGGCATCATTGAGTTCCAGTTTTTCTAAAGCTTCCCGCAAGTCTTCAAACTGATCTGCATCTATGGGGAACATCCCACAAAATACCATGGGATTTGCTTCTGCGTAGCCAGGTAAGGCTTCGGTAGCTTTGTTTTTACACAGTGTAAGGGTATCACCTACCCGGGCATCAGCCACAGCCCTAATTGATGCTCCTAAATAACCTACTTCTCCAGCATGAAGTTCTTCAACTTGCTTTTGACTAGGAGAGAGAACGCCTAATTCTTCAATGACATATTCTTTACCGGATGCCATCAAGTAAATGCGATCGCCTTTTTTAACAGTGCCATCCATCACTCGGAAATAAACAATTACACCTCGGTAACTATCATAGTAACTATCAAAAATTAACGCCCTAAGCTTCTCATTTACAGTATCAGCAGGTGGTGGAACTCGTTCGACAATTGTTTCTAAAATTTCAGCAATGCCAATTCCCTCTTTAGCTGAAGCCAAAATTGCCCGACTGCAATCTAAACCAATAATTTCTTCAATTTCGCCAATTACTCGTTCTGGTTCTGCCCCTGGTAAATCAATTTTATTTAAAACAGGGATAATTTCTAGATTACTCTCTAGGGCTAAATAGACATTTGCTAATGTTTGCGCTTCTACACCTTGGGACGCATCCACAACCAATAATGCCCCTTCACAAGCAACAAGAGAACGTGAAACTTCATAGGAAAAATCCACGTGTCCAGGAGTATCAATTAAATTGAGAACGTACTGCTGACCATCCTTAGCAGTATAATTCATCCGGGCAGCTTGCAGCTTAATTGTAATGCCGCGCTCCCGTTCCAAATCCATGTTATCAAGAAACTGCTCTTTCATCTGTCTATTTTCTACAGTTCCAGTAGCCTGTAGTAAACGATCAGCGAGAGTAGATTTTCCGTGATCAATGTGAGCAATAATACAAAAATTGCGAATGCGAGATGCGGGAACGTCAGTCATATACTATTTTTGCTTAAAGCAAACCAAAGTGAAAGCTATTTACTTCATGTATTTTAATGCTTTCTGAGGTAATAAGGCAAAAGGTAAAAGGCAAGAAGCCAGATGTACGGAACATGAAAAAAATTTTCTTCTTTCTTCTGACTCCTGTATAGCATCGCTTCTAGGACGACTTTATCTTGTGTTTTAACCCCCTCAGAGAACTCCACAAAAAAAATGAACTGCTTGCAGCAGCGCTAGTTCCCTCCGGGACGCTCTCGCGTTCGCTATCCAATGGTATCTGGTCCCTCCTTGTATTATTAGGGGACTTTTCGGCCCGCACTACAAGAAATTTTGGGATATTTTTTAAATTGGAAGTCTCTAATCAGTTCTCTTAGCACGTCCGACTTAGTTCTGCCGACTTTCTGCAATCCCTGCTTGATTCCAGAATCCCCACGCCTTTAGGCTGGGAAGTATGTCAAAATTAAATAGACAAAAATTATAAATAACAGCTTGACAACGGTTTCATATAAACAACTTCAGAGTATTTAAAACCATGATTATGCAAGAACAACCTAACGGTGCAGATGATAAACGCGCTGAAAAAACAGAAATCGCGCTCAATCTAGATTCTGAATTAATCGAGCAAATTCAACATCTCACTAATGACCCGAGTAAAGTGATTGAGGTGGCTATTCGTCAATGGTTGCGTGGTGATTTTACCAGAGATGATGACTTAACACGTTCCCCTCTCCGTACACCTGTTCCACCTCGTGGTGAATGGAATGATTAGTATCAGCTAATGATAAGAAATGTAAAATTTAATGCTTTGAATGTCAGTAAACTCAAAAATCCACAATAGAAAAAGGTGAAAGTTATAAAAGTTTATGCAAGAATTTAATTAGCTTTAGCTTGAGTATAAGCACGGTAGAAAGCTCTTTGTCTATCCAACTCGATTAATGCGTATTACTGCCAATACCCAATTTCCCAATATAATTGCTCAAAATCTGGAATTTCTTACCCTCATGAGGGATAGTTCATCAGCAACTCTGGGGGCGGAGTTAGTATATACACAAGATGGTTCCGGGCGCTATCTGACTTTTTATTGGCAGCACAGCGAATACTTAGGTTGTGATCCTGAGAAAATAGTTGATGTCCTCAATGAAAATGATAGCTTTGCTCCTGTAGATAAGGTTGTTTATCTAGAACATTTACACCGGATTTTGAGCAGTTCTGTGCCAGAAAGGGTGAAATGTTGGTTTAAATGCCCCAATATTGAGTTATTAGAGTTGGAATTGACAATTACGCCGATTCTGCCGCGATTTGGTTACCCGACAACTACAGTTTTGGTAATAGGTAGGCTGTTACCATCAAAAATTAATCCTCAAGAAGGTGACATACTCCACACACTCCCCTTCGGGTGAGTGTGGGCTTCTCAGCGACTCTTCTATGAAGACATTGACTGAGCTTTAAGACCGTGTGTCCCACGGTTCTTGATATTAATTGAAGCATTTAGATCACGGCACAAACTGACCTTACAGTTAGGGCAATTGTGCGTTCTTTCTGATAGCGGCTTTTTAACTTTGTGACCACAACTAGAACATTCTTGGCTTGTCCCGCTGGGATTTACAGCGATTACTTTGAGTCCAGCATTTTCGGCTTTGACTGTTAGTATCGAAATAAATTGTCCCCAGCCGGCATCATGAATACTTTTTGCCAACCATGTTCTAGCGAGTCCTTTTATGTTCAACTTTTCAACAGCAATTACATCATACTTTTTGAGTAGATTGTTTGCTGTTTTAAAGTGAAAATCTTTGCGGGTATCCGATACTTTTTTATGTTGAATACCCAGTTTTTTAATAGCTTTTTTACGACGATTAGATCCTTTCTTCCTACGAGATACGCGACGCTGTGCAGATTTTAATTTGCGTTCAGCCTTGCGTAAAAACTTAGGGGCTGCAATTCTTTCATCGTCTGAGGTGACAATAAAATCAATTAAACCTACATCAATACCAACGATATTATTAGCATTAAAATCAGGTTTAACCGTTGGAACTGTTTTGTCGTCAAGGCTTAGGGTTACATAGTAGCCATCGGCTTTCTTGGTGACAGACACAGTTTTAATCTCAAATCCATCGGGTATTTGACGATGAACAATTACCTTAATATCACCTATTTTTGATAACGTAATTCTGTTATTAGTAAAGTGATGTTGCTTGAATTGGGGGAAAGTAAATGTTTTATATTGCCCCGCACCTTTAAATCTAGGCTTACCTGATTTTTTACCATTAACATCACCTTTTAGCCATCGGTCAAAGGCTAATTCAACTTTTTTTGGGACTTCTTGTAGCACCTGAGAGTGTATATCTTTGTACCAAGGGCGGTCTTTTTTAAGTTGGGTTAATGATGCTTTCTGGCTGTAATAATTCGGTTTATCCTTGAGTTCTGGTAAATGACAAACGAAAATGGAACATCTATCAATAGGAGAACGGCACTGTTCGTACCAATTAAACCGTTGAGCAAGCAAATAATTGTATTGATAACGCAATTTTTCTAGCGTTTCATCAATCTTTTCAGCTTGCTCTTTCGTCGGTTTCAATTTGTATTGGTAGGATGTCCGCACCTGATTATTGCCTTTTTCTGGTGTTGGTGTTACTATTTTAGTATACACCAATTACTAGAGATATGGCAAGAGGCTTATGAAAAATGATTTTGTGTCTAAGGGAAGGTCGGTCAGTGACTTAAAAGTACATCTAGTTTTAACGACAAAATATAGACGCAAAGCCTTTACTGGAGAGATGTTACAGCGGCTGCACGTCATTTGAGAAGAACTATTGGTTAAATGGGATTGCAAACTTGTGGAGTTCAACTCCAGAAGAAGATCATATCCATTGCCTGTTCCAGTACCACCCGGACTTAGAATTAAGCAAACTGATAAATAATCTTAAATCAGTTTCTTCTAGGAAATTACGCCAAGAATTTTCAGAACATTTAGCCAAAATTTACTGGAAAGATGTTTTTTGGAACGGGTCTTATTTTGTTGCTAGTTGTGGCGGGGTAACTATCTCAACGTTACGAAAATATATTGAAAATCAAAATTCACCGGAAGAATAAGAAAGTGTTCGTTTCCGACCTGTTCCCTTCTTTCGTGCTACGCACATTAGTCAGGGAACTGTCGTCAACTCACGCGCCATTCATCCCACGCTCCGGTATAGTGAGACGTGGGGCTTCTGTCGGTTAAGCTAAAACCGCCGACAGCACTTGAGTTAGCTTTGCGGTTGCAGCGACACCAGAAATTATTAAACAGAATCACCAGAAATATTCGCCGAACCCTAGACTTAGATATTATTTGGCAGCAAACAGTTGATAGTTTGGGAAAAAAACTCAACCTAGAACGCTGTATTATCTGCCCTTATCAACCGTCTAGTAACAAGGTTTGGGTAATTGCTGAGTATCGTCGGCCAGAACAAAGTTCTATCCTTGGCTCAGAAATAGATATATCTTCTGAGCCAAGTTTTGCTGAGGCATTAGCTACTTTAGAGCCTGTCATCATGACAGTTTCATCTAATCAGCAATCTTCTGGATCCAAGGTTCTGGTTGTTGCTACTTGTTATAAAGATCAAGCTAATAGTTTAGTTGCTCTTAGTTTTGTTAATCCATGTCATCCATTAACTCAAGCAGAATTAGAATTAGCTAAGGAAGTAGCAGATCAGTTAGGAACAGTAACAATATCCCAAAAGCTGATAGAAGCAATGGGTGGTGAGGTACATTTCTATAGTCTTGGTGAAGGACTGGGTTCAACGGTGACTTTTACTGTGCCACTATATCAACAACCATTGATGGTTATTGGTCATTAGTTAGTTGTCAGTTGTCAGATTATTTGTTTTCGATAGCATTTATTTCTTGTAAAGTTTGCCACCCAGCGTACCATTGAGAATTATCTTGTAATAATTTAGCATTTAACCAAAAGCGGACTTGGGGATCACAGGCTGCTACCATTTCCGCATATACCCATTTACCCTGATTTTTTCGGTTCACAACCTGAAAATGTCGCCAACCATCAACTTTCTGCTGTGCTGTCCATTTAGAACCCAGTAAGTAAGGAAATTTTTGTTTTTTAG
The window above is part of the Dolichospermum sp. DET69 genome. Proteins encoded here:
- a CDS encoding amino acid adenylation domain-containing protein, producing the protein MEAIKIKGYLNIDALEQALTTIIERHESLRTQFIVNNEVPIQVITQEWVFKMPLINLSNLSNQEQSVALQSILQEESKHTFKLTLDLMLRASLIKLNESEHILLIVIHHTTFDGWSMGVFYSELSTLYQDFNNGKSSSLPPLAIQYADFAQWQRNWLQGAVLESQLSYWQEQLGGILPVLQLATDYPRPPIQTYNGASVSVEISPVLTTQLNALSQQEGVTLFMTLLAAFQILLYRYSGQEDIIVGTAIANRNRQEIESLIGFFVNTLALRINFSNHPSFQELLVKVKEICLDAYSHQDIPFEKLVEELQPERNFSHNPIFQVMFVLQNTPQETIKIPNLTIEQINLKSQTTKVDLTLSLTETTNGLIGTWKYNTDLFADATINRMSGHFQQLLTEIVANLQIPVTKLSILTARERHQLLIEWNQTQTNYQNDKCIHQLFEEQAERTPNQVAVVFEEQELTYLELNQRANQLAHYLQKLGVKPDVLVGICVERSLEMIIGLLGILKAGGAYVPLDPNYPQERLAFMLDDSQISILLTQTSLIEKLPSNKAHVIFLNTDWKKINCESKKNLNSEAKPNNLAYLIYTSGSTGKPKGILLNHKPLVNLLEWQLQNSSIGLGGKTLQFTPISFDVSFQEIFSTCLAGGTLILISDETRKDAVALLQFLHDQEIERLFLPFIALQNLAEIAKSQEQSCPSLREIITAGEQLQITPSIANWFTQHPKCILHNHYGPSESHVVTAYTLIGNPQTWKTLPPIGHAIQNVQIFILDIHLQPLPIGVIGELFIGVDDPIRGYINRPDLTSTRFISNPFSSDPNARLYKTGDLARYLADGNIEYIGRIDHQVKIRGFRIELGEIEAILNQHPDISNAVAIVREDNPGDKRIIAYITSENQAKLTQSELRQFVKQKLPDYMIPSVFVTLEIFPITPNGKVDRRALPKPELLRETKFIPPSSLTEEIIILIWSNILRISAISREDNFFEIGGHSILATQVISRLQEAFKQEIPIKTLLKYPTPAELAKVIEQKYYPEKNLTIIETLKKRENLPLSFAQLRMWFLYQLEGKSATYNVAFALQLEGKLNQSSLEKAFQKIIERHEILRTSFIAIDGSPVQVITPALNFALSVVDLEAQKQIEELVKTEVNLPFDLTVSPLFRAKILRLTKTSHILLITFHHIIIDGWSMGVFHSELSTLYQDFNNGKSSSLPPLAIQYADFAQWQRNWLQGAVLESQLSYWQEQLGGILPVLQLATDYPRPPIQTYSGASVSVEISPVLTNQLKALSQQEGVTLFMTLLAAFQILLYRYTGQEDIIVGTAIANRNRQEIESLIGFFVNTLALRINFSNHPSFQELLIKVKEICLDAYSHQDIPFEKLVEELQPERNFSHNPIFQVMFVLQNTPQETIKIPDLTIESINLNNQTSKFDLTLSLTETTNGLIGTWEYNTDLFADATINRISGHFQQLLTGIVANPEISITNLSILTTRERHQLLIEWNQTQANYPNDKCIHQLFEEQVERTPNQVAVVFEEQELTYLELNQRANQLAHYLQKLGVKPEVLVGICVERSLEMIIGLLGILKAGGAYVPLDPNYPQERLAFMLDDSQISILLTQTSLIEKLPSNKAHILCLKSNTQIISCESNDNPICHGNADNLAYITYTSGSTGQPKGVCIIHQGVVRLVKNNNYANLNSEQTFLQLAPISFDASTFEIWGSLLNGAKLVIFSAYTPSLIELGQAIRRYQITTLWLTAGLFHLMVDERVDDLKSLHQLLAGGDVLSISHVQKLHQIAENCQIINGYGPTENTTFTCCYPIPELAQLDNSVPIGRPINNTQVYILDQHLNPVPIAVPGELYISGDGLARGYLNQPELTKEKFITNPFREGKLYKTGDLARYLPDGNIEYIGRIDHQVKIRGFRIELGEIEAILNQHPDISNAVAIVREDNPGDKRIIAYITSENQAKLTQSELRQFVKPKLPEYMIPSVFVTLETLPLTPNGKVDRRALPIPEQIRHETEETFVTPRNELEQQLTKIWEVILGIQPISIKDNFFDLGGHSLLAVRLLAQIEKTFSINLPLAAIFQSPTIEELANILDSQGWSSPWYSLVPLQPKGSRPLLFGIHHFYSQDLIRHLGEEQPIYSLHYGMAAPVNQPLTLPKMEDLAAHYIQEMRSLQPQGPYFLMGSSFGGVLAYEMAQQLFAQGQQVSLLALFDSSIQKSNLKLLSFSHWLTLLWNLGFSEFWKKAKFRMKSKFSQLISRYLSPMNRTNPFDSQYFPHIFNEDLIKATWNDYTPKSYSGRVVLFKAINIVDVSTSIIYSVEPPEVVWRKFVNGELVVHEVPGNHTTILEDPNVQIIAETLTQYIDEAKVSS
- the lepA gene encoding elongation factor 4 → MTDVPASRIRNFCIIAHIDHGKSTLADRLLQATGTVENRQMKEQFLDNMDLERERGITIKLQAARMNYTAKDGQQYVLNLIDTPGHVDFSYEVSRSLVACEGALLVVDASQGVEAQTLANVYLALESNLEIIPVLNKIDLPGAEPERVIGEIEEIIGLDCSRAILASAKEGIGIAEILETIVERVPPPADTVNEKLRALIFDSYYDSYRGVIVYFRVMDGTVKKGDRIYLMASGKEYVIEELGVLSPSQKQVEELHAGEVGYLGASIRAVADARVGDTLTLCKNKATEALPGYAEANPMVFCGMFPIDADQFEDLREALEKLELNDAALHYEPETSSAMGFGFRCGFLGLLHMEIVQERLEREYNLDLIITAPSVVYKVVTNKGEELYIDNPSRLPEPNERDRIEEPYVKVEMITPETYVGSLMELSQNRRGVFKDMKYLTQGRTTLTYELPLAEVVTDFFDQMKSRSRGYASMEYHLIGYRENPLVKLDILINGDPVDSLAMIVHRDKAYNVGRAMAEKLKELIPRHQFKVPIQASIGSKVIASESISAMRKDVLAKCYGGDISRKKKLLKKQAKGKKRMKSIGTVDVPQEAFMAVLRLDKD
- a CDS encoding transposase → MRTSYQYKLKPTKEQAEKIDETLEKLRYQYNYLLAQRFNWYEQCRSPIDRCSIFVCHLPELKDKPNYYSQKASLTQLKKDRPWYKDIHSQVLQEVPKKVELAFDRWLKGDVNGKKSGKPRFKGAGQYKTFTFPQFKQHHFTNNRITLSKIGDIKVIVHRQIPDGFEIKTVSVTKKADGYYVTLSLDDKTVPTVKPDFNANNIVGIDVGLIDFIVTSDDERIAAPKFLRKAERKLKSAQRRVSRRKKGSNRRKKAIKKLGIQHKKVSDTRKDFHFKTANNLLKKYDVIAVEKLNIKGLARTWLAKSIHDAGWGQFISILTVKAENAGLKVIAVNPSGTSQECSSCGHKVKKPLSERTHNCPNCKVSLCRDLNASINIKNRGTHGLKAQSMSS
- a CDS encoding GAF domain-containing protein; its protein translation is MGLLSVKLKPPTALELALRLQRHQKLLNRITRNIRRTLDLDIIWQQTVDSLGKKLNLERCIICPYQPSSNKVWVIAEYRRPEQSSILGSEIDISSEPSFAEALATLEPVIMTVSSNQQSSGSKVLVVATCYKDQANSLVALSFVNPCHPLTQAELELAKEVADQLGTVTISQKLIEAMGGEVHFYSLGEGLGSTVTFTVPLYQQPLMVIGH
- a CDS encoding TIGR02450 family Trp-rich protein, with the protein product MTKKQKFPYLLGSKWTAQQKVDGWRHFQVVNRKNQGKWVYAEMVAACDPQVRFWLNAKLLQDNSQWYAGWQTLQEINAIENK